A single genomic interval of Streptomyces graminofaciens harbors:
- a CDS encoding LysR family transcriptional regulator → MNHLETRELTYFVAVAETLHFSQAAENLGITQPPLSRAIAHLERRVGVPLLERTTRQVRLTEAGEVFLTECRTILAAMDTAVRKARKAAGQQRVTIATRPAAAPGILPALLAADAQGPDGVLTDVVFTYDEIGALRDGTADVALMCQSVAVPGVELMELGPEEPVVLLPAGHPLADRPFLTLTEVQALPGYEAQLPNEALDTMVDRVALGRLAVVVGDSVRDRLGRSVRAVPVYGYPVTQLVLAWLPDARPAASRLTATAHAVMERRTPRPPVLASTDHGGSADVRK, encoded by the coding sequence ATGAATCATCTGGAGACCCGGGAACTCACCTACTTCGTGGCCGTGGCCGAGACGCTGCACTTCAGCCAGGCGGCGGAGAACCTCGGCATCACCCAGCCGCCCCTGTCCCGCGCCATCGCCCATCTGGAGAGGCGCGTGGGCGTCCCCCTCCTGGAACGCACCACACGACAGGTGAGGCTGACGGAAGCGGGCGAGGTCTTCCTGACCGAGTGCCGCACGATCCTGGCGGCGATGGACACCGCCGTACGCAAGGCGCGCAAAGCCGCCGGGCAGCAACGGGTCACCATCGCGACACGCCCCGCAGCCGCCCCCGGCATCCTGCCCGCCCTGCTCGCCGCCGACGCCCAGGGCCCGGACGGCGTGCTCACCGACGTCGTGTTCACCTACGACGAGATCGGCGCCCTTCGGGACGGCACCGCCGACGTCGCCCTCATGTGCCAGTCGGTTGCCGTCCCCGGTGTTGAACTGATGGAGCTCGGCCCGGAGGAACCGGTCGTCCTGCTCCCGGCGGGCCACCCCCTGGCCGACCGCCCGTTTTTGACACTCACCGAGGTTCAGGCGCTGCCGGGCTACGAGGCGCAACTGCCCAACGAGGCGCTGGACACCATGGTCGACCGCGTCGCCCTCGGCCGGCTCGCGGTCGTCGTGGGCGACAGCGTCCGCGACCGCCTCGGCAGATCCGTACGAGCAGTGCCCGTCTACGGGTACCCGGTCACCCAACTGGTGCTGGCCTGGCTCCCGGACGCGCGCCCGGCCGCGTCCCGTCTCACCGCGACCGCCCACGCCGTGATGGAACGACGCACGCCGCGACCCCCAGTGCTGGCGAGCACGGACCACGGGGGCTCGGCCGACGTAAGAAAGTGA
- a CDS encoding transketolase-like TK C-terminal-containing protein encodes MVSGVTATDPEIRDAARQEVLRLLGNIERRVLWLSTAIIDHANRVRPNPSGLKVGGHQASSASMTSIMTALWFHELTRHDRVSVKPHASPVLHAINYLLGELDPSYLTELRSFGGLQSYPSRSKDPDPVDYSTGSVGIGATAPVWGAIARRYVDGRFVGTGGGRQYSLLGDAELDEGAIWEAVQDPTVAGLGEIVWVVDLNRQSLDRVVPGPAAERLRGMFIAAGWQVLTLKYGRLLDELFARPGGVELRLRLDTMENPEYQRLLRCTPQQLRDRLPGPGTGSEPIAQLISDVDDDTLHSAVRNLGGHDLGALLDAYDNIDDTRPTVIFAYTVKGHGLPTEGHPQNHSALLTGDQMAELATRLGEDPGHPWSDFPAGSAEAALCTASAERLRRPHQEALAPPAVPSDLGRPAPGGTGNTQQALGRVLLDLTRKAPEAAGRIVTVSPDVSSSTNLGGWLNKVGVWSPAERTDWFADDAETILHWREKPSGQHVELGIAETNLVGLLGELGATWSRWGQPLLPIGVVYDPFVNRALEPWSFGIYAGGQSILVGTPSGVTLASEGGAHQSITTPSLGIEQPGCVSYEPAFGIDTEWCLLAALSNLGKPDGSSAYLRLSTRPVDQSLAAVPTDPAARERRRRQTVAGAYTLRQSDRPVVTFAVMGALVPEALAAADRLAALGHQADVVCVTSPDLLFRALRGRRGQEEAPTWILDQVFPAEQATPLVTLVDGHPHTLAFLGMVNNVPVTTLGVSRFGQSGSLEDVYRYHGIDTDSVVRAALDLID; translated from the coding sequence ATGGTCAGTGGTGTCACTGCGACGGATCCGGAGATTCGGGACGCTGCGCGCCAGGAGGTCTTGCGCCTGCTCGGCAACATCGAGCGCCGTGTTCTGTGGCTCTCGACCGCCATCATCGATCACGCCAATCGGGTGCGGCCCAACCCATCGGGGCTCAAGGTCGGTGGCCATCAGGCGTCCAGCGCTTCGATGACGTCCATCATGACCGCTCTGTGGTTCCACGAACTCACCCGGCACGACCGGGTGTCGGTCAAGCCGCACGCCTCTCCCGTCCTGCACGCCATCAACTACCTGCTCGGTGAGCTCGACCCGTCGTACCTCACCGAGCTGCGCTCCTTCGGCGGTCTGCAGAGCTACCCCAGCCGTTCCAAGGACCCCGATCCCGTCGACTACTCGACCGGGTCGGTGGGCATCGGGGCGACCGCGCCTGTATGGGGTGCCATCGCCCGGCGCTACGTCGACGGGCGCTTCGTCGGCACGGGCGGCGGCCGGCAGTACTCGCTGCTCGGCGACGCGGAACTGGACGAGGGCGCCATCTGGGAGGCCGTACAGGATCCCACCGTGGCAGGACTGGGCGAGATCGTCTGGGTCGTCGACCTCAACCGGCAGTCACTCGACCGCGTGGTGCCCGGCCCGGCGGCGGAACGGCTTCGCGGCATGTTCATCGCGGCCGGCTGGCAGGTCCTGACCCTCAAGTACGGCCGGCTCCTGGACGAACTCTTCGCCCGGCCCGGCGGCGTCGAGCTGCGCCTGCGTCTGGACACCATGGAAAACCCCGAGTACCAGCGGCTGCTGCGCTGCACCCCGCAGCAGCTGCGCGACCGGCTGCCCGGCCCGGGAACGGGTTCCGAACCCATCGCCCAACTGATCTCGGACGTCGACGACGACACCCTGCACAGCGCGGTCCGCAACCTCGGCGGCCACGATCTCGGAGCCCTGCTGGACGCCTACGACAACATCGACGACACCCGCCCGACCGTGATCTTCGCCTACACGGTGAAGGGCCACGGTCTGCCCACGGAGGGCCATCCGCAGAACCACTCCGCCCTCCTCACCGGCGATCAGATGGCAGAACTCGCCACCCGCCTGGGCGAGGATCCCGGCCATCCCTGGTCGGATTTCCCCGCGGGGTCCGCGGAGGCGGCGCTATGCACTGCCTCGGCCGAGCGACTGCGCAGGCCCCATCAGGAGGCGCTGGCTCCACCCGCAGTCCCCTCCGACCTCGGCCGGCCCGCTCCTGGCGGCACCGGCAACACCCAGCAGGCCCTGGGGCGTGTGCTGCTGGACCTGACCCGCAAGGCCCCGGAGGCGGCAGGCCGGATCGTCACGGTGAGCCCGGACGTCAGTTCGTCCACCAACCTGGGCGGCTGGCTCAACAAAGTGGGGGTCTGGTCGCCCGCCGAGCGCACCGACTGGTTCGCCGACGACGCCGAGACGATCCTCCACTGGCGGGAGAAACCCTCCGGCCAGCACGTGGAGCTGGGCATCGCCGAGACGAACCTGGTCGGGCTGCTCGGCGAGCTGGGCGCCACCTGGAGCCGCTGGGGACAGCCGCTGCTCCCCATCGGCGTCGTCTACGACCCCTTCGTCAACCGGGCCCTGGAACCCTGGTCGTTCGGCATCTACGCCGGCGGCCAGTCCATCCTGGTCGGCACCCCCTCCGGCGTCACTCTCGCCTCCGAAGGCGGCGCCCACCAGTCGATCACCACCCCGTCGCTGGGCATTGAACAGCCCGGGTGCGTCTCGTACGAGCCCGCGTTCGGGATCGACACCGAGTGGTGCCTGCTGGCGGCCCTGTCCAACCTCGGTAAGCCTGACGGCAGTTCGGCCTATCTGCGGCTGTCCACCCGACCGGTGGACCAGAGCCTGGCCGCAGTCCCCACCGACCCGGCCGCACGCGAGCGGCGACGCCGTCAGACGGTCGCCGGTGCCTACACACTGCGGCAGAGCGACCGGCCCGTGGTCACCTTCGCCGTCATGGGCGCCCTGGTCCCTGAGGCGCTGGCCGCCGCCGACCGCCTCGCCGCACTCGGGCATCAGGCCGACGTGGTCTGCGTGACCAGCCCGGACCTCCTTTTCCGGGCCCTGCGGGGCAGGCGGGGCCAGGAGGAGGCCCCCACCTGGATTCTCGACCAGGTCTTCCCGGCCGAGCAGGCGACGCCCCTGGTCACCCTGGTCGACGGGCACCCACACACGCTGGCCTTCCTGGGCATGGTCAACAACGTGCCGGTGACGACGCTGGGTGTGAGCCGTTTCGGCCAGTCGGGATCACTCGAGGACGTGTACCGCTACCACGGCATCGACACCGACAGCGTCGTACGGGCCGCCCTCGATCTCATCGACTGA
- a CDS encoding CoA transferase, which yields MVVTTPAATASPHWLTPSTAEHPQRAGTSHAAIAPYGTFVAGDGTEIVLSVQNEREWVSCCRTVLDRPELASDGRFDSGSRRVVNRRVLEEIFADVFSGLTGEQLEQRLTEARIAHARQRDVGEIGVHPQLVARDRLTEVQSPVGPLTAVRPVIGLEGRSSRMDPIPALGEHTDAILEELGYDGPARGRLHAESAV from the coding sequence GTGGTGGTGACGACTCCGGCGGCTACCGCGTCGCCTCACTGGTTGACCCCGAGTACGGCGGAACACCCCCAGCGCGCGGGAACCAGCCACGCCGCGATCGCGCCGTACGGCACGTTCGTCGCCGGCGACGGCACCGAGATCGTTCTCTCGGTTCAGAACGAACGTGAATGGGTCTCCTGCTGCCGGACCGTGCTTGACCGCCCCGAGTTGGCAAGCGACGGGCGATTCGACAGCGGCAGCCGACGGGTGGTGAACCGCCGCGTCCTGGAAGAGATTTTTGCTGATGTCTTCTCCGGCTTGACCGGTGAACAGCTCGAACAGCGCCTCACCGAAGCGCGGATCGCCCATGCCCGGCAGCGCGATGTCGGAGAGATCGGTGTGCACCCTCAACTCGTGGCCCGGGACCGACTGACCGAGGTGCAGTCCCCGGTGGGTCCGTTGACTGCCGTGCGGCCGGTCATCGGCCTGGAGGGACGTTCATCGCGCATGGACCCGATTCCCGCACTTGGAGAGCACACGGACGCCATCCTGGAGGAGCTGGGATATGACGGTCCGGCGCGGGGTCGTTTGCACGCCGAATCCGCCGTGTGA
- a CDS encoding winged helix-turn-helix domain-containing protein: MVVTRERLSVSSGARPAPASPVLVVARTPDDAGLADLRRACRRFGWAAVEQIGEERLAWSASVRRPSAVVISAADAAWTEHAAAAVRGSTSRPLVVVGDLDSADVLALVRAGADAVLPTGLPDEELLSRTYAVMRRSTEQLGPGTRYLAAGPLRVDLWQRTVRRDNTEVHLTSTEFDLLALLMRNAEGTLAPGAILLRVWGRGGGPDGLNTLRICVGRLRAKLGDDARHSTMIASVRGYGYRFALPVLEIPDEDRVNLAAAGEQADHIDAIAEIAEQLAAPGDEHGLATALVEALLERGLADGAGVHQVDGDVLRLVAHRGLSEEWVSRVAPGVRPGDGYASVHAVQTAAPVQLTKLSARHHRGTYWLLQSEKPMSCLFVPIGRSGRIEGCLGILRRTSTPHGPAAIAVLRALCSVYAAESAARRAMREIEGARP; the protein is encoded by the coding sequence ATGGTCGTGACACGCGAACGGCTCTCGGTTTCGTCCGGGGCCCGTCCTGCCCCAGCCTCTCCGGTGCTCGTGGTCGCCCGGACACCGGACGATGCAGGGCTCGCCGACCTGCGCCGGGCGTGCCGGCGGTTCGGATGGGCGGCAGTCGAGCAGATCGGCGAGGAACGCCTGGCGTGGTCCGCCTCTGTGCGCCGGCCCTCGGCAGTCGTGATCAGCGCCGCGGATGCGGCCTGGACGGAGCACGCCGCAGCCGCTGTCCGAGGGAGCACGTCGCGTCCGCTTGTCGTCGTCGGAGACCTGGATTCGGCAGACGTACTGGCGCTTGTCAGGGCCGGCGCGGACGCGGTTCTCCCCACCGGCCTTCCGGACGAAGAGCTCCTGTCTCGCACCTACGCGGTGATGCGCCGTTCGACGGAGCAGCTCGGCCCCGGCACGCGATACCTGGCTGCGGGGCCGCTACGGGTGGACCTGTGGCAGCGAACTGTTCGTCGGGACAACACAGAGGTCCACCTGACCTCGACCGAGTTCGATCTGCTCGCCCTCCTCATGCGCAATGCCGAGGGGACACTGGCCCCGGGCGCGATCCTGCTGCGCGTGTGGGGCCGCGGTGGGGGGCCGGACGGCCTGAACACGCTGCGAATCTGCGTGGGCAGGCTGCGCGCGAAACTCGGTGACGACGCCCGCCACTCGACCATGATCGCGTCGGTCCGGGGATACGGCTACAGGTTCGCACTCCCCGTGCTGGAGATTCCCGACGAGGACCGCGTCAATCTGGCCGCCGCAGGCGAGCAGGCGGACCACATCGACGCCATCGCCGAGATCGCCGAGCAACTCGCCGCCCCGGGCGACGAGCACGGTTTGGCCACTGCTCTGGTGGAGGCACTGCTCGAGCGCGGGCTTGCCGACGGAGCCGGCGTGCACCAGGTGGACGGCGACGTGCTCCGACTGGTCGCCCACCGCGGCCTTTCCGAGGAGTGGGTCTCCCGGGTGGCGCCCGGAGTTCGGCCGGGAGACGGCTACGCCAGCGTGCACGCGGTACAGACCGCCGCTCCGGTCCAGCTGACGAAGCTGTCCGCACGGCACCACCGTGGGACCTACTGGCTCCTGCAGAGCGAGAAACCCATGTCCTGCCTATTCGTTCCCATCGGGCGGAGCGGCCGCATCGAAGGCTGCCTCGGCATACTGAGGCGAACCAGCACTCCACACGGACCGGCCGCGATAGCCGTCCTTCGAGCATTGTGCTCGGTCTACGCCGCCGAGTCGGCGGCTCGACGCGCGATGCGCGAGATCGAGGGAGCGAGGCCCTGA
- a CDS encoding isochorismatase family protein, with the protein MDIDRTRTAVLGLHRLHDIVAPGVATDVTVESAARHADDLGCRTTVLAAGTSAASLDARQAALDVMGLPGEVASSAIVLAAFGQDDRLHSCSATLEEVR; encoded by the coding sequence ATGGACATCGACCGGACCCGAACCGCGGTTCTGGGGCTGCATCGGCTCCACGACATCGTCGCCCCCGGTGTCGCGACCGACGTCACCGTCGAGAGCGCGGCCCGGCACGCTGACGACCTCGGCTGCCGCACCACCGTCCTGGCCGCCGGCACGAGCGCGGCGTCGCTGGATGCACGCCAGGCTGCCCTCGACGTCATGGGCCTGCCCGGGGAGGTGGCTTCCTCGGCGATCGTCCTGGCCGCGTTCGGTCAGGACGATCGGCTCCATTCCTGTTCCGCGACACTCGAGGAGGTCCGGTGA
- a CDS encoding cytochrome P450/oxidoreductase, giving the protein MTTPDTTGCPVSSRAAAFDPFGEAYQRDPAEALRWARDQEPVFYSPALGYWVVARYDDVKTVLRDNRVFSPSIALERITPTPPEAMEVLHRAGYAMGRTLVNEDEPTHMEKRRLLLEPFTPPQLAQHEEMVRQLTREYVDRFVDSGRVDLVNAMFWEIPLTVALHFLGVPEEDMAKLRRYSVAHTVNNWGRPKPEEQMAVAESVAQFWTFAGEVLEKMRKEPAAEGWMPFTIRAQEQAPEIITESYLHSVMMAVVVAAHETTANAAGNALRLLLENRPVWDEVCADSSLIPNAVEECLRISPSIASWRRIVTEDTTLGGVSLPRGAKLLVVMASANQDPRRFDAPGEVDIRREDASEHLAFGYGSHKCLGKNLARMELQIFLEELSTRLPHMELVPDQEFTYLPNTSFRGPDHVWVQWDPSRNPERTDPGILDRRRPIKLGEPSKKTIFRRARVDSLHRETEDVVRVRLTDVSGQPLPTWAAGAHVEIEHGGLARRYTLCGDRDDKASYEIAVLREPGGRGGSRLIHEQLRVGDDLVIRGPRNNFRIDPAASHYLLVAGGIGITPIIAMADELAAAGRPYEIHYAGRARSDMALLDRLIRDHAPQTTLYPKAEGARLDVEGILVDAPAGTQVYACGPDRLLQALEAASEDWPDDTLRVERFSGTAPTLDPKVEHHFEVELTDSAMTVQVRADQTVLEALRTANVDVQSDCEEGLCGACEIPVLAGDIDHRDSVLTRSERAHGDRMMSCCSRAAGDRLILRI; this is encoded by the coding sequence GTGACGACACCCGACACCACAGGCTGTCCGGTCTCGTCCCGGGCGGCGGCCTTCGATCCGTTCGGCGAGGCCTATCAGCGCGATCCCGCGGAGGCGTTGCGCTGGGCCCGTGATCAGGAGCCGGTCTTCTACAGTCCGGCACTGGGGTATTGGGTCGTCGCGAGGTATGACGACGTAAAGACGGTGCTGCGCGACAACCGGGTCTTCTCGCCGTCGATCGCGCTGGAGCGCATCACTCCGACACCACCCGAGGCCATGGAGGTCCTCCACCGGGCCGGGTACGCGATGGGGCGCACGCTCGTGAACGAGGACGAGCCCACTCACATGGAGAAGCGGCGGCTCCTGCTCGAGCCGTTCACCCCACCCCAGCTGGCTCAGCACGAGGAGATGGTGCGCCAGCTCACGCGAGAATACGTCGATCGGTTCGTCGACTCCGGGCGAGTCGATCTCGTGAACGCCATGTTCTGGGAGATCCCCCTGACGGTCGCTCTGCACTTCCTCGGAGTGCCCGAGGAGGACATGGCGAAGTTGCGCCGGTACTCGGTCGCCCACACGGTCAACAACTGGGGTCGCCCGAAGCCGGAAGAACAGATGGCCGTGGCCGAGTCGGTCGCCCAGTTCTGGACCTTCGCCGGCGAGGTTCTGGAGAAGATGCGCAAGGAGCCCGCGGCGGAGGGCTGGATGCCGTTCACCATCCGCGCGCAGGAACAGGCGCCCGAGATCATCACGGAGTCGTACCTGCATTCGGTGATGATGGCCGTCGTGGTCGCCGCGCACGAGACGACTGCCAACGCCGCGGGCAATGCCCTGCGCCTCTTGCTGGAGAACCGCCCGGTCTGGGACGAGGTCTGCGCCGACTCGAGCCTCATCCCGAACGCTGTCGAGGAGTGCCTGCGGATCTCGCCGTCGATTGCTTCGTGGCGCCGGATCGTCACCGAGGACACGACGCTGGGCGGGGTGTCGCTGCCGCGCGGTGCCAAGCTGTTGGTCGTCATGGCCTCGGCCAACCAGGACCCCCGCCGCTTCGATGCTCCGGGGGAAGTCGACATCCGGCGGGAGGATGCGAGCGAGCACCTCGCCTTCGGCTACGGGAGCCACAAGTGCCTTGGCAAGAACCTGGCGCGGATGGAGTTGCAGATCTTCCTCGAGGAGTTGTCGACACGGCTTCCGCACATGGAGCTGGTGCCCGACCAGGAGTTCACCTACCTGCCCAACACGTCGTTCCGCGGGCCCGATCACGTCTGGGTGCAATGGGACCCGAGCCGTAACCCCGAACGGACCGACCCCGGGATCCTGGACCGCCGTCGCCCGATCAAGCTCGGCGAGCCGTCGAAGAAGACGATCTTCAGAAGGGCCCGCGTCGACAGCCTCCACCGCGAGACGGAGGACGTCGTCCGCGTGCGGCTGACGGACGTGTCCGGGCAGCCGCTGCCGACATGGGCGGCCGGGGCGCACGTGGAGATCGAACACGGCGGCCTCGCCCGGCGGTACACGCTCTGCGGCGACCGGGACGACAAGGCGAGTTACGAGATCGCCGTGCTGCGTGAGCCTGGCGGCCGGGGCGGGTCGCGACTGATCCACGAGCAACTACGGGTCGGTGACGATCTCGTCATTCGCGGACCGCGGAACAACTTCCGGATCGACCCCGCTGCTTCCCATTACCTCCTCGTCGCGGGCGGCATCGGCATCACCCCGATCATCGCGATGGCCGACGAGCTGGCGGCCGCAGGCCGCCCCTACGAGATCCACTACGCGGGCCGCGCCCGATCGGATATGGCCCTGCTGGACCGGCTCATCCGGGACCACGCGCCACAGACCACGCTCTACCCGAAGGCAGAGGGAGCGCGGCTCGACGTCGAGGGCATCCTCGTCGACGCACCAGCGGGAACGCAGGTTTATGCCTGCGGCCCGGACCGCCTGCTCCAGGCTCTCGAGGCCGCGTCGGAGGATTGGCCGGACGACACGCTGAGGGTCGAGCGGTTCAGCGGAACGGCGCCGACCCTGGACCCCAAGGTCGAGCACCACTTCGAAGTCGAGCTGACCGACTCGGCCATGACCGTGCAGGTCCGTGCGGACCAGACCGTGCTCGAAGCCCTGCGAACTGCCAACGTAGACGTCCAAAGCGATTGCGAGGAAGGGCTTTGCGGGGCATGCGAGATCCCCGTCCTCGCGGGCGACATCGACCATCGCGACAGTGTGCTGACGAGGTCCGAGCGCGCCCACGGCGACCGGATGATGTCGTGCTGCTCACGGGCGGCGGGCGACCGGTTGATCCTGCGCATCTGA